In Cyanobacteriota bacterium, the sequence AAGAAGAGTGGCAATCCTGAAGAGAAAGAGATTATTATTGACATTCCTGTTGCTATTCAGTGTTCTTTGAGTGCTGCCCTATGGCCTCTGCTGGCGCTTAAGGAATTCACCACGGGTGAAATGCTGGCTAAGGACGACGAAATTACGTTGTCTCCTCGTTAACAACTGGTTTGTACATGCAGTGATTTTGGAGAATTACCTATGCAGGATCTTCTCAAGTATCTCTCGACTGCCCCTGTGGTGGCGACCGTATGGTTGGTGATCACGGCTGGCATCATTATTGAGTTTAACCGCTTCTTTCCTGACCTCTTGTTCCACCCCATGCCATAGCACTAGTGTGGCTTAACCTTGAGTTTGCATAGTTTGGTAACCCACGATTGTTCAGGCGATCGTGGGTTACTGTTTTCTGGTAAAAGGTATAGCAGACGTGACCAGGAGACTACGTTTTATCCATGAGCACCCCTAACGATCGCAGTGTAGTTCGACCGGCTGGTGATCCCCAGATTGGCAATCTTGCAACTCCAGTGAATTCATCGACCCTTACAGTTTGGTTTATTAATAACTTACCTGCCTATCGGCCTAGTCTATCGCCCCAACGACGAGGGCTAGAAATTGGCATGGCTCACGGCTATCTGCTGCTGGGGCCTTTCTCGCTACTAGGCCCTCTACGTAATTCGGTTGTACCTAACTTGGCAGGATTGCTGGGTACGATCGGCTTAA encodes:
- the psaJ gene encoding photosystem I reaction center subunit IX, with translation MQDLLKYLSTAPVVATVWLVITAGIIIEFNRFFPDLLFHPMP
- a CDS encoding photosystem I reaction center subunit XI, whose protein sequence is MSTPNDRSVVRPAGDPQIGNLATPVNSSTLTVWFINNLPAYRPSLSPQRRGLEIGMAHGYLLLGPFSLLGPLRNSVVPNLAGLLGTIGLIVILTACLFIYSAVGVKKPITTITAPNPPKELETDEGWSQFTSGFLVGGVGGALFAYLILGLLSIFGISFKGVFG